ATCATAAAACTTGTCCAACACAAAGGTCTTTCCTAAATCCCTTCCTAAATCTTGAGTAAAAACTTGCTCTGTCATATCTGCAATCTTATCAGATAGTTGAGCCCAACTATGACCTACATTTTCGATTGCATTTTCAACATTATTCATAAGTCTAAGTAAAGCATTTTGGTTTGCTTCACTAAGTTTATCAAACTCCCTCTTATGTGACTCTACAAAATCATCATAAAGTTTCCTAATCTTTGATTGCATATCAGCAGTAGCTTTCTCTCGCTCTTTTAAAGGGCGCATCATTACCTCAAATTCCATTGACATAACCTTTTTTTGTAAAGCCTTGTGTGCATCTACAAATGCCCTATCAGTTGCAGTTTTGCCAAATTCATTAACTCCCTTTTGCAATGCTGTCAATAAATTTTTATTTGAATCATTAAGAGTATCAAAACTTTTTAAATACTTAGAAACAAATTCTTCCTTTTTCTTATTAATATCATTAGCAAGCGTCTTCATTGCCTTTTCTTGTTCTTCATATGGAAGCACCAAAATGGCTCTACTAAGTTTTGCTATTTCATTTTGCAAATCCTTATGTGCATTTACAAAACTAAAATTAGACTTGGCAAAAGTATTAACCTCCTTCTCAACATTAGCAAGTGTTTTTTGATTCTCAGCAGTTAAAGAGTTAAAACTCTTACCATACCTCTTAATAAACTCCTTATTTTTAGCATTAATTGTAGCTTGTAAATCACGAGTAGCCTTCTCTTGTTCCTTTAAAGGTTTAAGAGCTACTTCTCTTTGACGAATAAAAATTTGTTCTTGTAAAGCCTTATAGTCTTTAATAAGATTTTCATTTAATGACTTTACTCGGTCAGGAGCATCCTTTTTGCCACCCTCATCACTAGAAAGAGAAGTATTAGTCTTTTGCTCTGAATCCTTACTAACACCCCAAAACCCCTTCATCTTATCCCAAAGATTAGTTACCCAATTTGTAAGCTTTTTAAACATCTCGATAATTGGATCAAGTGCAATCTTAAACCCACTAACAAATTTGATAGTAACATAAGATACAAGACTTTTAAGCTTACCTAAAAGATCCATTACTGATTCACTAATATTGCTTAGAGGAGTTAGAATACTTGAATGTATCCACTCTTTTGCTTTTCTAAAACCCGTCATCATGGTATTAAACAATAATTTAAATCCTAAAGTCAAAGTTCCAATAACATAAGATACAAGTTCTTTTATCTTATTAAACCCAATCATGAGGGTATTAAACCACAGTTTAAATCCTGAAACTACCGTTCCACCCATATACTTATAAAACTCTACATACTTATTAAATAAAAAAATTGTTGCAGAAGCCACTTTGGTTATTGGAACTACAATTCCTAAAAGTAAAGCTTGTTTTAACTTTTCAAAACCTATCATCATAGGTTCAAGGGCCTTCCCAAGCTCTAAAAACAGCTTCTGACTCATTTTAGATGTTTGAAGTTGCGCTTCTGCTAGGGTTTTAGCACCACGAGCAGTATTGCCATAAAACTTACCACCCTCACTTGTAGCCTTTTTAAGAGCATTGCTTAATTCATTAAATCCTAGCTTACCATCACTTGCCATCTTAAATAAAGAACTACCAGCATCTTCAGCCTCTTTTGCTAAAATATCAGTAATATCAACACCAACATTACGAAGTTCAGAAAGGTCCTCTAATGCAATATTATTCCCAGCTTCAACTTTAGAATAAACTTCTGCTAACTTCTCAAGCCCAGCACTACTACCCCCTGCTGCTTCCCCAAACATGCGCATTCGCTCACTAACCTCAGAAGCCGCTGCGCCATAAGAGAGCATAGTCTTAGCAGCATTACTTATAGCCTCACCAGTAAATAATGTCTCTTCACCAAAAGCTCTAATATCATCTGCTAAAACTTTCCCAACTTCAGTATCACCTAACATATCAGAAAATACACTGACCTCTTCATTAAATGAAGCTAGTGAGTCTAAAGCCCCAGTAAATACTCCAGTAATAGCCGAACCTATCCTCTCAACTACTTTAATAACCAGTGTTATTGGTAATGCGCTTACTGCAAGTTGATCTAATGCTTGTGCTGCCTTATTAGAAAAGGCCTTAACATCAAACAAGCTTTTACCAACACCTTTAAGAGTACTACTTAAGCTCTTAATATTACTAGACTTATCTCCAACACCCTTAATTGAATTTGCAAGATTTTTAAAATTCTTTGAACTCTTCTCAGTATTTGCAAGCAAAGCATTATAAACCGTATTAAAACCGACCCCAGATTTAGTTGCATGTTCTAATTTTGATTTTAAATCTTTTAAGTTCTCAAATTCTTCATATGCAATGTTTTTAAGCGCATTAGATATCTCATCCAATTTAGACTCATTACTAGTATTAATTGAAATAGGAATTACAATCTCATCAAGTGTCATTTATCCACACTCTCACTTTCAAGTTTTTTAATATAAAGATTAAGCTCACTAAAAACAAGTACAAACCAATAATTTTGATCATAAAGGCCTCCTTGACATGGAAGGCTTTTAACATTTCTTGAGAGAAGGGCTTGGCCAATTAAATATGCTAAAGAATCTTCATTATAATTAATCCAACTCATCTCACGCTTCATACTCTTTACAAACTCTGAATTTATCTTATCTGAATACTTTAAGACTTGGTTGTAGTGGTCTTTTTTGACGATGTAGTGCAATGCGAGCTCGACTTTTTTAAAGCACCCTCTGCCTTTAATGTCTCAGACACATTGTTAATCTCAACTGCTAAGTTTGAAAGCATATCTTGTAAAAGCACTGCATCTCTTTCAACCATTTCTTTAGTTACAAGATTACCATTTTGATCAAAGAGTCCTTTAAACCCCACAACATTATCTCTCCAAACTTTTTTTACAAACTCAAGTTGCTGAGTTGTAACTTCTAAAGCCACCTTAGTATCAATCTCTTTACTAGAATTTAGTGTCAATTTTTGCAATAATTCGATTTGAAGGACTTTAATCCCCTCAATAAACCCATAATTTACACCTTCAAGTATTACAAATGCGTCTTTACTCTCACCCACATTTCCACTTCTTCTTATATAATCTGGGATATAAGGCAACTCAATACGGCCTGACAAATTAACATTAATAACCATAAAACTACATTCTCCTTAATTAAATTTCAAAAAACACCGCATCTTTAATATAGTCATAAGACATTGAAACTAACGGTTTTGAAAGGGTAACTTCACATTTAAGATCAATTTTTTGATTTGATAAATCCTGACTTGGACTAAATGTTGCTATTTGTCCTTCAGCAGCAATAAACTTAGTACGCTGATCCTCACTTTGAATCTGATTTACAAAAAGAACAAAAAATTCATAATTGCGTGGAAGTAGTTGCTTACCAATCTCATAATTCCCACTATCAGGCTTATTTACTATATCTCTTGTTATAAAATGTGAACGTTCTATATAAGTCTCAAGTAATTCGTCCTTATTAGCAACAGTTTCTCTAACAGAATATCCTGAAAACTCAACTGTTTGTTCTGGAACCTTTCCAATAGCTGAAATTGAACCACAGACTGTCTTTAATGTCTCAGTAGCCTTAGTTGAATTGATTGCATATGAATAACCAATACAATATGTTCTAAAAAGCAATACTTCAATCTCATCATTATCACCAAAAGCTTTTTTAAAATCTTCGTACATTGAATCGTGATAGTAAAAAACACTACCCTCTTTAAAATCAAAATTTGCTAGTTTT
The sequence above is a segment of the Borrelia coriaceae genome. Coding sequences within it:
- a CDS encoding tail tape measure protein produces the protein MTLDEIVIPISINTSNESKLDEISNALKNIAYEEFENLKDLKSKLEHATKSGVGFNTVYNALLANTEKSSKNFKNLANSIKGVGDKSSNIKSLSSTLKGVGKSLFDVKAFSNKAAQALDQLAVSALPITLVIKVVERIGSAITGVFTGALDSLASFNEEVSVFSDMLGDTEVGKVLADDIRAFGEETLFTGEAISNAAKTMLSYGAAASEVSERMRMFGEAAGGSSAGLEKLAEVYSKVEAGNNIALEDLSELRNVGVDITDILAKEAEDAGSSLFKMASDGKLGFNELSNALKKATSEGGKFYGNTARGAKTLAEAQLQTSKMSQKLFLELGKALEPMMIGFEKLKQALLLGIVVPITKVASATIFLFNKYVEFYKYMGGTVVSGFKLWFNTLMIGFNKIKELVSYVIGTLTLGFKLLFNTMMTGFRKAKEWIHSSILTPLSNISESVMDLLGKLKSLVSYVTIKFVSGFKIALDPIIEMFKKLTNWVTNLWDKMKGFWGVSKDSEQKTNTSLSSDEGGKKDAPDRVKSLNENLIKDYKALQEQIFIRQREVALKPLKEQEKATRDLQATINAKNKEFIKRYGKSFNSLTAENQKTLANVEKEVNTFAKSNFSFVNAHKDLQNEIAKLSRAILVLPYEEQEKAMKTLANDINKKKEEFVSKYLKSFDTLNDSNKNLLTALQKGVNEFGKTATDRAFVDAHKALQKKVMSMEFEVMMRPLKEREKATADMQSKIRKLYDDFVESHKREFDKLSEANQNALLRLMNNVENAIENVGHSWAQLSDKIADMTEQVFTQDLGRDLGKTFVLDKFYDAVMRGLDSLIRGFYELSKSLISSIPYVGKHIVAYMNFIEGIFQGIVDGLVKKIEAKRDKDLDELVKQSEVELLRIEKVFDREIEMRRDKLNELDDQYSREIEFLKQAQSKGQISGEEFQRRIAQVESEYKSKRQQESGALTKAETSKKIEVERARKLEKLEAERIKAAAEVEKVKARWWHFGRSADIEDAQKILEEILRRIARVKSAGSVEEIKLARKGAIFKTTRPTYMPGLRLMTSEMGQSELIRVTPAPIDENLRNIEARIIAEEINKIQQSERKSPVIINNYNFNGDVLDADKLVRMLKAREHSIGFRMSE